GTACCGACGACGCCCTCACACCACCTGCGACCACTCGCCCTCGAGGGCGACGAGCGCGGTCGGCACCGCGAGTCTCGTGGCGGCGCGCCCTATGGCCGGATGCATGTCGCGGCGCGGCAACACGAGCAGCGCGCGCTCCGCCCGGTGGGTGGCGAGGAGATCCGAGGCGATCGGCACCATCTCGAGGTCGACACCGACCGAGAAGACAGCGAGGACCGACGCCGCGGATTCGTCGCGGCCGAGCGCGGCAGCGGGCGCGTGCTCGTTCAATCCACCACGGGGATCGGGCAGGGGTACCGGCTCGAGCGAACGCACGCCGACGAGATGGGGCGACGCGAGCGCGGAGGCGCGCAACCAGCGCGGTCGGACCAGTCGGTTGGCCATGTGGGGGTCGGCCCCCGGTCCACGGTGCGATGCGATGCGGTCGCGCACCGCGACGAGGTCTGCGACGAGGCGGTCGGGGTCGGCGATGCCGTCGAGAGTGCGGTCGGCGTGCAGCGCCGAGAACGCCCCCTGGTCGAATACACCCACTCCGATCAGGAGGTGGGGTCGGGGGTCGCCCGCGACGATCCGCGCGATCTCCAGGCCCTTCACCTCGCCGGTGACGACGCCGTACTCGGTGACGACGTCGAGTCCGGCGGCGCGCAGGGCGGCGACCAGTTCGGGGGCATCGGGCGGATCCGGAGCGGGCACGACGGGGGCAGCCTCGGCGGCGACGAGCGAGCGGCCGCTGATCTGCCAGACCCGCACGACCGGATCGAGGCCGCGGACGCGCCGCGCGATGAGCGCGGCCTCGTCGGTGACGACGTCGAATTCACGGTCAGCTGCGACGGAGTCCACCCACGCCAACACGGCGCCGAGGCGTCCCGCGTCCACAGGGAGAACCCACAGGTCACGATCGCCCACCAGGGCCACCCCACCCGCGAACGTGACGAGTTCACGGGGCGTTTCGGGCGCGTGCGCGGCGACGAGGGCGTTGAGGCGGGTCGCGTCGAGGGCGCGGCGACGTTCGGGGTCGAGCGTCGGTTTCGTCGTGGACACCGGCTGGCCGGTGGAGCGGTCGCTCAGCTCGCGTCTTCGGCGGCGGCCTTCTTGGACCGCCTACGGCGTCCGTAGCGCTTTTCGAAGCGCTCGACGCGACCGGCGGTGTCGACGATCGACATCTTGCCGGTGAAGAAGGGGTGGCTGGCCGCGGTGACGTCCATCTTCGCGAGGGGGTAGGTCTCGCCGTCCTCCCACTCGACGGTCTCGCTCGTGGAGATCGTCGAGGAGACGATGAACGACGTGCCGGCGTTGGTGTCCTGGAAGACGACCGGGCGGTACTCGGGATGGATGTCGGGCTTCATCTTCTTCTCACTGTGTCGTCGTGGTCCGCCCCGTGGCGGTGACCGTCGGGCATGGTACCGGGGCTGCGGCCCTCTCCGGCGGGGCGCGGGGTGCTTCAGGCTCCCATGGGCCCCTTGGCGACCTCTTCGAGGAAGGCGTCGTTGGTCGGGAAGGTCTTCAGCCGGTCGATGAGCAGCTCGAGGCCGGCGGCACCTCCGCCACCCCCGTCGTTGGCCAGCCCCGACAGCACACGACGCAACTTCCACACCTGCTGGAGCTGACGGCGCTCGAAGAGGAGTTCCTCGTGGCGGGTCGACGAGGCGTCGACGTCGATGGCCGGGTAGACGCGCCGTTCGGCGGTCTTGCGGTCCAGTCGGAGCTCCATGTTGCCGGTGCCCTTGAACTCCTCGAAGATCACCTCGTCCATCTTCGAACCGGTCTCGACGAGCGCCGTCGCGAGGATGGTCAACGAGCCGCCCTCTTCGACGTTTCGGGCCGCACCGAAGAACCGCTTCGGCGGATACAGCGCTCCGGAGTCCACACCACCGGACATGATCCGGCCCGTGGCGGGAGCTGCGAGGTTGTACGCGCGGGCGAGACGGGTGATCCCGTCGAGCACGATGACCACGTCCCTACCGGTCTCGACCAGACGCTTCGCCCGTTCGATGGTGAGCTCCGCGACCTGGGTGTGCTCCTCGGAGGGGCGGTCGAAGGTGGAGGCGACGCACTCCCCGCGGATCAGCCAGCGACGCATGTCGGTGACCTCTTCGGGCCGCTCGTCGACGAGCAGCACGATCACCTTGCAGTCGGGATCGTTCGTCTCGATGGAGCGGACGATCTCCTTGACTATCGTCGTCTTGCCGGCCTTGGGCGGCGACACGATCAGACCACGCTGGCCCTTGCCGATGGGCGCGATGAGATCGATGATCCGCGCCGTCATGTTCATCGGGTCGTCGACGCGTTCGAGGCTCAGCTTCTCGTCCGGGAACAGCGGTGTGAGGTCCTCGAAGCGGGGACGCTCGCGCGCCTTGTCGGGCTGGTCGTCGTTGACGGCGTCGATCCGCATGAGAGCCGGGTTCTTCTCGTTGCGGTTGGCGGGCCGTGACGCGCCCTTGAGGTGGTCGCCACGGCGCAGGCCGAACTGGCGCACCTGCTTGGCCGAGACGTAGACGTCGTCCTTGGACGGCAGGTAGGTCTTGACCCGCAGGAACCCGTAGCCCTCGTCGCGCAGGTCCAGATGGCCCTGCACGTCGACGGGGTCACCCTGGAACTGCTCGTCGTTGCTGCGCTCGCGGTCCCGCCCGCGACGGCGACGTCGACGGTTGCCCTGACCGCTCTGGTCGTCGTCGTCACGGTTCCGGTTGTCGTTGTTGCGGCCCTGGTTGTCGTTGTTGCGGCCCTGACCACCACGGTCACGGTTGTCGTTGCTGCGACCCTGACCACCGCGGTTGTCGTTGCTACGACCCTGACCACCACGGTCACGCTTCGAACGGTCGTCACCGCCACCGGAGTCATCGGACTTCGACGAATCCTTCGCGCCACCGGAGTCATCGGACTTCGACGAATCCTTCGCACCACCGGAGTCATCGGACTTCGACGAATCCTTCGCACCACCGGAGTCATCGGACTTCGACGAATCCTTCGCGCCACCGGAGTCATCGGACTTCGACGAATCCTTCGCGCCACCGGAGTCATCGGAACCGTCGGACGTGTCGGAACCACTGCGACCGGACGCCTCGGACGAACCGTTGCCCGAAGCCGCTGCGTCGGAACCGGAACGGTCCGCACCGGCCTCGTCGGAACCGTTGGGCTTCACGCCTGCGAGCTCGAGGATGAGATCGACGATCTCACCCTTGCGGGCCCTGGACGCCGGCTTGCCCCCCATCGCAGCAGCGATGGTCTGGAGCTCACCTCTGTCCTTGGATTCGAGTGTCGCGCGCGACAACTGCGTGGACTCTGCGCTCACCACGACCTCATTTCAAAGGGTGCGCATGGATGTCGCCGTCTGGCTGACCGAGAAGAAAGGACACGCTTCCGGCCGGACCGGGAAAGGAGCCGCCGAGCGAGAAGAAGATTCGCTTCACACCGCGGCTTCCGCCAGCGGTTCCCCTGAGACGACACGGTGATGGTACTCAACCCGACGCGGGGCCACAACCCGACGCGGACCATGACCGGACCCGGAGGTCCCACCCGAGGTGGGGCCGGGACCCGCCGAAGTTTCGGGTCAGCGCCCCAGTAGGGCGTCGATGAGCTCGTGGCCCACGACCACCGGTGCCGATGCGACGCCGGCCTCGGTGTAGATGCCACCCGGCCCGTCCACCTCGCTGTCCACGAGCAGGTACGGGACGGGATCCGCGGTGTGCGTCTTGAGCGCCAGCGGCGTCGCGTGGTCCGGCAGCAACAGCATCCGCCACGGGCCCATCGCATCGAGACCACTCACCAGATCGGCAAGGATCCGACTGTCCCAGTTCTCGAGCGCGCGGACCTTCTCCTCGACGTCGCCGGCGTGCCCCGCCTCGTCGGAGGCTTCCACGTGGATCACGAACAGGTCTGCACCGGCGGCGAGCCCGGCGAGCGCAGCGTCGCGCTTGCCTTCGTAGTTCGTGTCGTACCAGCCGGTGGCACCTTCGACCTCGACGACGTCCATGCCGGTGAGGACGCCGAGACCGCGCACGAGGTCCACGGCTGTCACCAGACCGGCGGAACAGCCGGTCCGTTCCCGGAAGCTCGGCATCTCCGGGCGACGGCCCTGACCCCACAACCAGATCTGGTTCGCCGCGATGTCGAAGTCGGCGAGCACGTCGCGCGAGGCCTCCATCAGTGTGCGCAACCTCGCGCCGGCGGGACCGTCGGGCCACACGAGCGCTCGGTCGGAGATGTCGTGCGGTGGCGTGCACTCGGCGTCGGCCCAGTCGGCCGGCGCGACCATCGCGTGTCGGTACTGAACCCCGGGGTGGAACGCCACCTCGCCGCCCAGCTCGCGCTCGAGCGCGGCGATGGCGTCGGCCGCGCTCGCCGAGTCCGGGTGCCCACCGGCGAAGTCGACCATCGTCTCGTCGGCGCCGACGGTGACAAGGTTGCAACGGAAGGCGACGTCGTCGCCTTCGAGTTCGATACCGAGTGCGGCGGCCTCGATCGACGCGCGACCGGTGTGGTGGATCCGCGGGTCGTAGCCGAGTATCGACATGTTGCCGACGTCGCTGCCGGGCGGGAGTCCCGGCGGGATCACAGCGGCGCGACCCGTCGTCCCCCGAGCCGCCAGTGCGTCGAGCACCGGCGTGGCCGCCGCCTCGAGCGGGGTCCTGCCGTCGAGTGCGGGCACAGGCTCGTCGGCGCAGCCGTCGGGGACACAGATGACGTATTTCACGCCGCCGAGTCTGCCATCGGTGCGGGCCGCTGCCTCACTCCCCGACCTGGACCTGACGGGTTCGGGCCGATCAGAGCAGGTGGGTCACCCCCACGGGGGTCACTGTACGCGTGTGCGGGCCCGCACGAAGTCCTCGACGACGGCGAGGTCCGCGGGCAGTTCCGTGACGATCTCCGGGCGTTCGAACAGGTCGGCGAGCCTCTCGGGCAGAGCCGGTCGTCGCCCTGTCGCCTTCTCGACGGCATCGCCGAACTTGGCCGGGTGGGCGGTGGCCGCCACGACGACGGGGGTCCCAGTCGGCGAGCCGACAGCGCGGGCCGCGGCGATGCCGACCGCCGTGTGCGGGTCGACGGTCATGCCGGTGCTGGCGTGCACGTCGGCGATCGTCGACAGAGTCTGCTCGTCGTCGACCCGGGCCGCCGACCACGTCTCGCCGAGCGTGGCGAGCGATTCGGGCGCCAACGACATCTCGCCGTCCTCGCGGAAACGCAGCATCGCATCGGCCAGCGCCGCACCGTCACGACCGCCGACCTCGAACAGGAGGCGTTCGAGGTTGGACGACACCTGGATGTCCATGGCGGGCGAGAGCGTCGCCGTGACCTCACGGATCTCCATCGTCCCGGTCGTGAAGAGCCGGGTGAGGATGTCGTTGTGGTTCGACGCGACGACGAGCCGGTTGACCGGAAGCCCCATGCTGCGCGCGCCGTGCGCAGCGAAGACGTTGCCGAAGTTGCCGGTGGGAACGGCGAAGGTCAACGGCGAGCGCCGGCCCACGAGCCGCTCGGAGGCCACGACGAAGTAGACGGTCTGGGCCATCACCCGGGCCCAGTTGATCGAGTTCACCGCCGAGAGTCGACACGACCGTCGGAACGCCTCGTCGGCGAACATCGCCTTCACGAGGTCCTGGCAGTCGTCGAAGGTTCCGTCGACAGCGATGTTGAAGACGTTGTCGGCGTCGACAGTGGTCATCTGGCGCCGCTGGACGTCCGACACGCGACCTCTCGGATGCATGATGAACACGTCCATGGCCTCGCGGTCACGGCACGCCTCGATGGCGGCCGAGCCGGTGTCCCCCGAGGTCGCGCCGACGATCGTCACACGTTCGCCGCGTCGTCCGAGCTCGAAATCGAAGAGACGCCCCAGAAGCTGGAGGGCGACGTCCTTGAAGGCGAGCGTGGGCCCGTGGAACAGCTCCAGGATCCAGGTGGTGTCGTCGAGTTGGACCAGCGGCGTCACCTCCGGGTGGTCGAAGGTGGCATAGGCCTCGGCGGCGAGGCCGCGGAGCTCGTCGGGGTTGAGCGATCCGGCCACGAAGGGCGCCATGACGTCCACGGCGATGTCCACGTAGCTGCGGCTCGAACCCGTCTCCGTAGGAGCCGCGAGCGCCGGCCACTGCTCGGGGACGTACAGCCCCCCGTCACTGGCCAGCCCGGTCAGAAGGGTGTCGGAGAAACCGAGCGCCGGCGCGCTGCCCCGCGTGGAGACGTAGCGCATCAGTCTCCGCCGACCACGCGGACCAGGCTGCCCACGGAGACGACGCCGTCGGTCTCACGTAGCTGCGCCAGCGTGGCCTGGATGTCACGCTCGAGGGCGCTGTGGGTGATGAACACCAGTCGTGCCCCGTTCTCGTCGACCTCGTCCTGCTCCATCGACCGGATCGACACGGCATGGTCGCCGAACACCCCGGCGACGGTCGCGAGGACCCCGGGGCGGTCCTTCACGGTCATGCGGATGTAGTACGGTGAAACGGATTCGTCGATGCTGCGCACCTTCGCGCGGTGCAGTCGTCCCAGACCCCGCGACGTCCCGGCACGCAGGTTGCGGGCGGCGTCGACGACGTCGCCGAGCACGGCGCTGGCCGTCGGGAGCCCGCCTGCACCGCGGCCGTAGAACATCAGCTCGCCGGCCGCGCCACCCTCGACGAAGACCGCGTTGAACGACTCCCGCACCGATGCCAGGGGGTGGTCGACCGGCACCATCGACGGATGAACCCGCACCGAGACCTCCGGCGGATCGCCCTCGCTGCGCTCGACGATGGCCAACAACTTGATGACGTGTCCCAGCCGGGCCGCCATCGAGATGTCGACGGCGTCGACTCCCGAGATCCCCTCGGCGTGCACGTCGCCGGCGACGACGACGCCCCCGAAGGCGACGGTCGCCATGATCGCCGCCTTGGCTGCGGCGTCGTGACCTTCGACGTCGGCGGTCGGGTCCCGCTCGGCGAATCCCAGCGTCTGTGCCTCGGCCAGGGCTTCCGCATACGCGGATCCGGATTCGGTCATGCGCGACAGGATGAAGTTCGTCGTGCCGTTGACGATTCCCATCATGCGCTCGACGGGTTCCCCGGCGAGCGAGTTCCGCAGGGCCCGCACGAGGGGGATCGCTCCGCCGACCGCTGCCTCGAAGAGAAGGTCCACCCCGGCGTCGGCTGCCTCTGCGTAGAGCTCGGCGCCGTGATTCGCGAGCAGCTCCTTGTTGGCGGTCACGACGGGC
This genomic interval from Acidimicrobiales bacterium contains the following:
- a CDS encoding type B 50S ribosomal protein L31; amino-acid sequence: MKPDIHPEYRPVVFQDTNAGTSFIVSSTISTSETVEWEDGETYPLAKMDVTAASHPFFTGKMSIVDTAGRVERFEKRYGRRRRSKKAAAEDAS
- the rho gene encoding transcription termination factor Rho, which translates into the protein MSAESTQLSRATLESKDRGELQTIAAAMGGKPASRARKGEIVDLILELAGVKPNGSDEAGADRSGSDAAASGNGSSEASGRSGSDTSDGSDDSGGAKDSSKSDDSGGAKDSSKSDDSGGAKDSSKSDDSGGAKDSSKSDDSGGAKDSSKSDDSGGGDDRSKRDRGGQGRSNDNRGGQGRSNDNRDRGGQGRNNDNQGRNNDNRNRDDDDQSGQGNRRRRRRGRDRERSNDEQFQGDPVDVQGHLDLRDEGYGFLRVKTYLPSKDDVYVSAKQVRQFGLRRGDHLKGASRPANRNEKNPALMRIDAVNDDQPDKARERPRFEDLTPLFPDEKLSLERVDDPMNMTARIIDLIAPIGKGQRGLIVSPPKAGKTTIVKEIVRSIETNDPDCKVIVLLVDERPEEVTDMRRWLIRGECVASTFDRPSEEHTQVAELTIERAKRLVETGRDVVIVLDGITRLARAYNLAAPATGRIMSGGVDSGALYPPKRFFGAARNVEEGGSLTILATALVETGSKMDEVIFEEFKGTGNMELRLDRKTAERRVYPAIDVDASSTRHEELLFERRQLQQVWKLRRVLSGLANDGGGGGAAGLELLIDRLKTFPTNDAFLEEVAKGPMGA
- a CDS encoding cofactor-independent phosphoglycerate mutase; amino-acid sequence: MKYVICVPDGCADEPVPALDGRTPLEAAATPVLDALAARGTTGRAAVIPPGLPPGSDVGNMSILGYDPRIHHTGRASIEAAALGIELEGDDVAFRCNLVTVGADETMVDFAGGHPDSASAADAIAALERELGGEVAFHPGVQYRHAMVAPADWADAECTPPHDISDRALVWPDGPAGARLRTLMEASRDVLADFDIAANQIWLWGQGRRPEMPSFRERTGCSAGLVTAVDLVRGLGVLTGMDVVEVEGATGWYDTNYEGKRDAALAGLAAGADLFVIHVEASDEAGHAGDVEEKVRALENWDSRILADLVSGLDAMGPWRMLLLPDHATPLALKTHTADPVPYLLVDSEVDGPGGIYTEAGVASAPVVVGHELIDALLGR
- the thrC gene encoding threonine synthase, with amino-acid sequence MRYVSTRGSAPALGFSDTLLTGLASDGGLYVPEQWPALAAPTETGSSRSYVDIAVDVMAPFVAGSLNPDELRGLAAEAYATFDHPEVTPLVQLDDTTWILELFHGPTLAFKDVALQLLGRLFDFELGRRGERVTIVGATSGDTGSAAIEACRDREAMDVFIMHPRGRVSDVQRRQMTTVDADNVFNIAVDGTFDDCQDLVKAMFADEAFRRSCRLSAVNSINWARVMAQTVYFVVASERLVGRRSPLTFAVPTGNFGNVFAAHGARSMGLPVNRLVVASNHNDILTRLFTTGTMEIREVTATLSPAMDIQVSSNLERLLFEVGGRDGAALADAMLRFREDGEMSLAPESLATLGETWSAARVDDEQTLSTIADVHASTGMTVDPHTAVGIAAARAVGSPTGTPVVVAATAHPAKFGDAVEKATGRRPALPERLADLFERPEIVTELPADLAVVEDFVRARTRVQ
- a CDS encoding homoserine dehydrogenase — protein: MHPIRLGVLGCGNVGAAFVDLVAQRRVDIASRLDLDITVEAVAVRSLARERAVTVGADVLTADPRAVVTSPDVDVVVELMGGVEPARELVATALKAGKPVVTANKELLANHGAELYAEAADAGVDLLFEAAVGGAIPLVRALRNSLAGEPVERMMGIVNGTTNFILSRMTESGSAYAEALAEAQTLGFAERDPTADVEGHDAAAKAAIMATVAFGGVVVAGDVHAEGISGVDAVDISMAARLGHVIKLLAIVERSEGDPPEVSVRVHPSMVPVDHPLASVRESFNAVFVEGGAAGELMFYGRGAGGLPTASAVLGDVVDAARNLRAGTSRGLGRLHRAKVRSIDESVSPYYIRMTVKDRPGVLATVAGVFGDHAVSIRSMEQDEVDENGARLVFITHSALERDIQATLAQLRETDGVVSVGSLVRVVGGD